One genomic segment of Desulfomicrobium sp. ZS1 includes these proteins:
- the trsS gene encoding radical SAM (seleno)protein TrsS produces MNKVLGSVESVCPECLNRVTGELLRDGDVVRMVKRCPEHGEFSTVVWRGNPDFSSWVRPKIPFGGGVREEIGNGCPFDCGLCARHAQRTCTALVEITSRCNLRCPVCFADSGGAGPDPSLDVLQRMFEQTLTRTGGCNLQLSGGEPTVRDDLEEIVRLARGAGFGFVQLNTNGLRLADDSGLAGKLAEAGLSSVFLQFDGVRDETFRAMRGRDLLEVKKKAIAHASTAGLGIVLVPTVARGVNVDQLWDVVRFGLEHQPHVRGVHFQPMSYFGRYPEDFIPDHVTLPELMTGLELQSGGVVKASDFLPPGCEHALCSFSGKFMTREDGSFVRLGSASCDCTPKPAEAGALKSIGVTARQWSAPSGAASPNPPCTGQGAKPRAGRGAAPRISSTPTSTPDNDLDRFLSRARTHTFTISAMAFQDAWTLNLERLQGCCIHVAQPDGRLIPFCAFNLTARDGRALYRGRT; encoded by the coding sequence ATGAATAAGGTCCTGGGTTCGGTTGAAAGCGTCTGCCCGGAATGTTTGAACCGGGTGACAGGGGAGCTGCTGCGGGACGGGGACGTCGTGCGGATGGTCAAACGGTGTCCGGAACATGGCGAATTTTCGACCGTGGTCTGGCGCGGAAATCCGGACTTTTCCAGCTGGGTGCGACCCAAGATTCCGTTTGGTGGCGGCGTGCGGGAGGAAATCGGCAATGGTTGCCCTTTTGACTGCGGGTTGTGCGCGCGCCATGCCCAGCGGACCTGCACGGCCCTGGTCGAGATCACCTCGCGCTGCAATCTGCGTTGCCCGGTGTGTTTCGCGGACAGTGGCGGAGCGGGGCCGGATCCGAGCCTGGATGTTTTGCAGCGCATGTTTGAGCAGACGTTGACCCGCACCGGAGGCTGTAACCTGCAACTGTCCGGTGGAGAACCGACAGTACGCGATGATCTGGAAGAAATCGTGCGTCTGGCCAGAGGGGCCGGTTTCGGTTTTGTCCAGCTCAACACCAACGGGTTGCGTCTGGCGGATGATTCCGGTTTGGCCGGAAAATTGGCCGAGGCCGGTTTGTCGTCTGTTTTTTTGCAGTTCGACGGCGTGCGTGATGAGACCTTTCGCGCCATGCGCGGGAGGGACCTGCTTGAGGTCAAAAAGAAAGCCATCGCGCATGCGTCCACGGCGGGGCTTGGCATCGTGCTTGTGCCGACCGTGGCGCGTGGCGTAAACGTCGATCAGCTTTGGGATGTTGTCCGGTTTGGGCTGGAGCACCAGCCCCATGTGCGCGGGGTCCATTTTCAGCCCATGAGTTACTTCGGGCGTTATCCCGAGGATTTCATCCCGGATCACGTCACGTTGCCGGAGCTCATGACCGGCCTTGAGCTTCAGAGCGGCGGAGTGGTCAAGGCCTCGGACTTTTTGCCTCCGGGCTGCGAACATGCTCTGTGTTCCTTCTCGGGCAAGTTCATGACCCGTGAGGACGGCAGTTTCGTGCGTCTGGGCAGCGCTTCGTGCGACTGCACGCCCAAACCCGCCGAAGCCGGGGCGCTCAAATCCATCGGCGTCACGGCCCGTCAGTGGTCCGCGCCTTCCGGAGCGGCCTCCCCCAATCCCCCCTGCACGGGTCAAGGGGCCAAGCCTCGTGCAGGGCGCGGGGCAGCGCCCCGCATTTCTTCCACCCCCACCTCCACCCCCGACAATGACCTCGACCGCTTCCTGTCCCGGGCCAGGACGCACACGTTCACCATCTCGGCCATGGCCTTTCAGGACGCCTGGACCCTCAACCTGGAGCGGTTGCAGGGTTGCTGCATCCATGTGGCCCAGCCCGACGGGCGGCTCATTCCCTTTTGCGCCTTCAACCTGACGGCCAGGGATGGCCGCGCCCTGTATCGGGGGCGAACGTGA
- a CDS encoding pyridine nucleotide-disulfide oxidoreductase/dicluster-binding protein — protein sequence MDQKELREWEAKCIQEEPPACRAGCPLSVDARAFVQAMARDDLGAARGVLEKSMPLAAITARLCEAPCEAFCVRKDLGGAIDIGGLERLCIERSQSKVKMIRLPARPKRVAVFGSAPSSLTVAFDLARKGYPVAVHHLGDAPGAWLRELPETVLPAAILDEELRRLGTLHVTFIPVPVLDWALIEAHSADAVYVGQDDAIAPALLTSLGSADLDTFALERSGWFTGGMEGRTHRFISAVSHGREAAVSIDRFLQNASLTSSRVPLRNGQTALFTQTRDVAPVPRSVPADGVRFTREEGVREAARCIDCQCLECVRHCVYLKENNGYPKSYARRVFNNLAIVQGARQANKFINSCSLCGQCETVCPNDFSMADMCLDARRQMVREKRMPPSAHWFALEEMRAAGSEQAALARHAPGAEASAALFFPGCQLAGIRPAQTLRLYDRLLELEPQTGIWLDCCAAPAHWSGRTEEFTELAKKLETVWIDMGRPKVVTACSTCLKMFREHLPQLGAVSVWTILAGHSVSAAAAHPALALSDPCTSRHDERTRKDVRTLLENMGQPLAALPMSGELTECCGFGGLMDNANPALARKVAAARVAQSDADFLTYCAMCRDQLAKTGKPVLHILDLLFPELAHPASEPPASISLRRANRRMLKTAVLERYGQAGVPRQPWEDVHLHISTSVAAVLEERRILEDDLRQVIFRSKVNGRCFAHGDDGRRIASAELGEVTFWMEYREEQGVFTVLKAWSHRMRIAGGRI from the coding sequence ATGGATCAGAAGGAATTGCGGGAATGGGAAGCCAAATGCATCCAGGAGGAACCCCCGGCTTGCCGCGCCGGTTGCCCCTTGAGCGTTGACGCCCGAGCTTTTGTCCAGGCCATGGCCCGGGACGATCTGGGCGCGGCGCGGGGCGTTCTTGAAAAGAGCATGCCGCTGGCCGCGATTACCGCCCGGCTGTGCGAGGCTCCGTGCGAAGCTTTTTGCGTACGCAAAGACCTGGGCGGAGCCATCGACATCGGTGGTCTCGAACGGCTGTGCATCGAGCGGTCGCAGTCCAAAGTAAAAATGATACGCCTGCCTGCCCGCCCCAAACGTGTGGCGGTATTCGGCTCTGCGCCGAGCAGTCTGACCGTGGCTTTCGATCTGGCCAGGAAAGGATACCCCGTCGCGGTGCACCATCTGGGCGACGCCCCCGGCGCATGGCTGCGCGAGTTGCCCGAAACGGTTTTGCCGGCCGCGATACTGGACGAAGAACTGCGACGGCTCGGCACGCTGCACGTCACCTTTATCCCCGTTCCCGTCCTGGATTGGGCCCTGATCGAAGCCCATTCGGCCGATGCTGTCTATGTGGGTCAGGATGACGCAATTGCTCCGGCACTTCTGACGAGCCTTGGCTCTGCTGATCTTGATACGTTCGCGCTGGAGCGTTCGGGCTGGTTCACGGGCGGTATGGAAGGGCGCACGCATCGTTTCATCAGCGCCGTGTCCCATGGCCGCGAGGCCGCTGTATCCATAGACCGTTTTCTGCAGAATGCGTCCCTTACTTCAAGCCGCGTGCCGCTACGCAACGGTCAAACCGCCCTGTTCACCCAGACCCGGGATGTCGCGCCGGTTCCCAGGTCGGTTCCGGCTGACGGAGTCAGGTTCACCCGGGAGGAAGGCGTGCGTGAGGCGGCTCGCTGCATCGACTGCCAGTGTCTGGAATGCGTGCGCCACTGCGTCTATCTGAAAGAGAATAACGGCTATCCCAAATCCTATGCCCGCCGCGTGTTCAACAACCTGGCCATAGTGCAGGGCGCCCGTCAGGCCAACAAATTCATCAACTCCTGTTCCCTGTGCGGTCAGTGCGAGACCGTGTGCCCCAATGATTTTTCCATGGCCGACATGTGCCTTGACGCCCGGCGGCAGATGGTGCGGGAAAAGCGCATGCCGCCCTCGGCCCACTGGTTCGCCCTGGAGGAGATGCGCGCCGCTGGAAGCGAGCAGGCCGCCCTGGCCCGTCACGCACCGGGCGCGGAAGCGAGCGCGGCCCTCTTTTTCCCAGGTTGCCAGCTTGCCGGAATACGGCCCGCGCAGACGCTGCGCCTCTACGACCGCTTGCTTGAATTGGAACCGCAAACCGGGATCTGGCTTGATTGCTGCGCGGCCCCGGCTCATTGGTCCGGGCGGACGGAGGAGTTTACGGAGCTTGCGAAGAAGCTGGAAACGGTCTGGATCGACATGGGTCGCCCCAAGGTCGTCACGGCCTGCTCGACCTGTCTGAAGATGTTCCGCGAGCATCTGCCGCAGCTGGGCGCTGTTTCAGTCTGGACCATACTGGCCGGTCATTCCGTATCTGCGGCCGCTGCGCATCCGGCGCTGGCCCTGTCGGACCCGTGTACGTCGCGGCATGACGAAAGGACCAGAAAGGATGTGCGCACGTTGCTCGAAAACATGGGACAGCCCCTCGCCGCTCTGCCCATGTCCGGTGAGCTGACCGAATGCTGCGGGTTCGGCGGCCTCATGGATAACGCCAATCCGGCCTTGGCCCGCAAGGTCGCGGCGGCCCGCGTGGCCCAGTCCGACGCGGATTTCCTGACCTACTGCGCCATGTGCCGGGATCAGCTGGCCAAGACCGGCAAGCCTGTGCTGCACATCCTGGACCTTTTGTTCCCGGAGCTGGCGCATCCGGCCAGCGAACCGCCGGCGAGCATCTCGCTTCGCAGGGCCAACCGGCGCATGCTCAAGACGGCTGTGCTGGAGCGTTACGGCCAGGCCGGTGTCCCTCGGCAGCCATGGGAGGATGTGCATCTTCATATATCTACGTCCGTGGCCGCAGTGCTTGAGGAACGCCGCATTCTGGAGGACGATCTGCGTCAGGTCATTTTCCGGTCCAAAGTGAACGGGCGCTGCTTCGCTCATGGTGATGACGGCCGCAGGATCGCATCGGCCGAACTGGGCGAGGTCACGTTCTGGATGGAATACCGGGAGGAGCAGGGCGTATTCACGGTGCTGAAAGCCTGGAGTCATCGCATGCGCATCGCGGGAGGACGGATATGA
- the trsM gene encoding DVU_1556 family methyltransferase, whose product MRTNELYASAPVRATLGRALRPGGEKLTRRMLELAGPLRSALALDAGCGCGASLVLLEEYGARAVGLDLNAGFLRESSGRKLKVARADLAELPLPDGCADLILCECVWNLTDKERVLAEFLRVLRPGGVLALADIYARGYRAGEWPVRCCFAQATDLQTVMEQVAGAGFEIDVVEEHTELLKKTAADFVFRHGSLHGFWQAVTGDPDLAVAACEASKAARPGLFLMMAHAAKR is encoded by the coding sequence TTGAGGACAAATGAGCTTTATGCGTCCGCGCCGGTCAGGGCGACCCTGGGACGGGCTCTGCGCCCGGGCGGCGAGAAGCTGACCCGGCGCATGCTGGAGCTGGCGGGGCCGCTGCGGAGCGCACTGGCCCTCGACGCCGGATGTGGATGCGGGGCGAGCCTGGTCCTGCTTGAGGAGTATGGAGCGCGGGCCGTGGGGCTGGATCTGAACGCCGGTTTTCTGCGTGAATCCAGTGGCAGGAAGCTGAAGGTCGCGCGGGCCGATCTGGCGGAATTGCCTTTGCCTGATGGGTGCGCAGATTTGATTTTGTGTGAATGCGTGTGGAATCTGACCGACAAGGAGAGGGTGCTGGCGGAGTTCTTGCGGGTCTTGAGGCCAGGAGGCGTGCTTGCTCTGGCCGATATCTACGCCCGTGGGTACAGGGCTGGGGAGTGGCCCGTGCGCTGCTGCTTTGCGCAGGCCACGGACCTGCAGACGGTGATGGAACAGGTGGCCGGGGCCGGATTCGAGATTGACGTGGTGGAGGAGCATACGGAACTTTTGAAGAAGACCGCTGCTGATTTCGTGTTCAGGCACGGATCGTTGCATGGCTTCTGGCAGGCCGTGACCGGTGACCCGGATTTGGCCGTTGCCGCTTGCGAGGCGTCCAAGGCGGCGCGGCCGGGACTGTTTTTGATGATGGCGCATGCCGCGAAGCGATGA
- a CDS encoding XdhC family aldehyde oxidoreductase maturation factor, translating into MNDIFQSVIEVLQQGQEAVFCGIVDSSGSAPRTSGARMLVLPDGSIRGSVGGGPVEGACQAKAKKLLHGNETHFLLSFDLTSVKAADAGMVCGGAVKVLLQRVTVKHLTFFEEIERLQRERERPVLLTVMQSEQVPALAVWTARDGLAGVNLPETLTTELARKAVKTRQSFSLEEDGLRVFAEPIIAPTVLHLVGAGHVALAAAKVAAFSGFEVVVMDDRSEFADAVRYPEAREVRVLENFEACLNDLGSDDYVVIVTRGHMHDRDVLAQALRTRAGYIGMIGSRSKRDAVYRSLLESGYTEQDLARVHCPIGLPIGADTPEEIAVSIVGEMIGVRAGLPA; encoded by the coding sequence ATGAATGATATATTTCAGTCTGTTATTGAAGTTTTGCAGCAAGGACAGGAAGCTGTTTTTTGCGGCATCGTCGACAGTTCAGGTTCGGCCCCGCGTACTTCCGGCGCGCGAATGCTGGTGTTGCCTGATGGCTCCATTCGTGGCTCAGTTGGCGGAGGTCCCGTCGAGGGCGCGTGTCAGGCCAAGGCCAAAAAGTTGCTGCATGGCAATGAGACCCATTTCCTTTTGTCCTTTGACCTGACCTCGGTCAAAGCCGCCGATGCCGGCATGGTCTGCGGCGGAGCAGTCAAGGTGCTTCTGCAGCGAGTCACGGTGAAGCATCTGACATTCTTTGAAGAAATCGAGCGCTTGCAGCGTGAAAGAGAGAGGCCGGTGCTTTTAACCGTCATGCAGTCGGAGCAGGTCCCTGCGCTGGCCGTCTGGACGGCGCGAGATGGATTGGCGGGAGTCAACTTACCCGAAACCCTCACTACGGAGCTGGCGCGCAAGGCCGTCAAGACGCGCCAGTCATTCAGCCTGGAAGAGGACGGCTTGCGTGTCTTTGCGGAACCCATCATCGCGCCGACGGTGCTGCATCTGGTCGGCGCGGGACATGTTGCGCTGGCCGCGGCCAAGGTCGCGGCTTTTAGCGGCTTCGAGGTGGTGGTCATGGACGACCGCTCTGAATTTGCGGATGCCGTGCGTTATCCCGAGGCGCGCGAGGTTCGGGTGCTGGAAAATTTTGAAGCGTGTCTGAATGATCTTGGGAGCGATGATTACGTGGTCATCGTCACGCGTGGGCACATGCACGACCGCGATGTCCTGGCCCAGGCCCTGAGAACTAGGGCAGGTTACATCGGCATGATCGGCAGTCGCAGCAAGCGCGACGCGGTGTACCGTTCCCTGCTGGAATCGGGCTATACAGAGCAGGATCTTGCCCGGGTGCACTGCCCCATCGGTCTGCCCATCGGAGCCGATACCCCTGAAGAGATCGCGGTCAGCATTGTTGGCGAGATGATCGGTGTGCGAGCGGGATTGCCCGCATGA
- a CDS encoding DVU_1557 family redox protein, producing the protein MSLVFLPEDMNWRCEPCGVPLEPGKVELAYLGQVFHVELPVCPKCGAAFVYEELALGRIFEVEQLLEDK; encoded by the coding sequence ATGAGCCTCGTATTTTTGCCCGAAGACATGAACTGGCGCTGCGAACCGTGCGGCGTGCCCCTTGAACCCGGCAAGGTCGAACTCGCGTATCTTGGCCAAGTCTTTCATGTGGAGCTTCCGGTCTGCCCGAAATGCGGTGCCGCGTTCGTCTATGAAGAGTTGGCCCTGGGGCGGATCTTCGAAGTGGAGCAGTTGCTTGAGGACAAATGA
- a CDS encoding DVU_1553 family AMP-dependent CoA ligase, which yields MNCSSVDALTARRLGLSLPLDRSSLEAAQLASLRRTVAHACAKSPWYRERLGGFDPASLRTSADLSRLPLLTSAELATHGAGLVCVSQSKVARITTLQTSGSTGAPKRLFFTRDDLNSTVDFFQHGMFSLISSADKVLILLPCSLPDSTGDLLIRALALGTVHSEGVWPPTDWEALARRIYDENFTSIVGLPQHLLALAYVLPHGLVRTMLLCSDYAPQSLRSRIEAVCGCETFLHYGTTETGLGGGVECTAHDGCHMRESDLLIEIVDPRTGDPVPEGEVGEVVVTTLGRQAMPLLRYRTGDLASLDTSPCLCGGVTARLRDIRGRRRACPLAGGFSVASQDLDDVLFTLDGLLDYRATLNRLAGRDAISVEFLARPGHEFLEREIHQALKTVPSLKSAMQAETFETGPVQKVESFSPSHTLKRTIFDKRGSYL from the coding sequence GTGAACTGTTCGTCCGTGGATGCCCTGACCGCCCGGCGGCTGGGTTTGTCTTTGCCGTTGGACCGCTCGAGCCTGGAGGCGGCGCAGCTGGCGAGCCTGCGTCGGACCGTGGCGCACGCCTGCGCCAAAAGCCCATGGTACCGAGAGCGGCTGGGCGGATTTGATCCCGCCTCCCTGCGCACTTCTGCGGATCTGTCCCGGTTGCCCCTGCTGACCAGCGCGGAACTTGCAACCCATGGCGCGGGTCTGGTTTGCGTTTCCCAGAGTAAGGTGGCCCGCATCACCACCTTGCAGACCTCCGGTAGCACAGGCGCTCCCAAACGGCTGTTTTTCACGCGCGACGATCTGAACTCGACAGTCGATTTTTTTCAGCATGGCATGTTTTCGCTTATTTCATCGGCAGACAAGGTGCTTATCCTGCTGCCCTGTTCTTTGCCGGACAGCACGGGCGATTTGCTCATCCGCGCCCTGGCCCTGGGCACCGTGCACAGCGAGGGCGTCTGGCCGCCGACGGACTGGGAGGCTTTGGCCAGGCGCATTTACGACGAGAATTTCACCAGCATCGTCGGCCTGCCTCAGCATCTTCTGGCGCTGGCCTATGTGCTGCCGCACGGTCTGGTGCGAACTATGCTCCTTTGCTCGGATTACGCTCCGCAATCATTGCGGTCCCGCATCGAAGCCGTCTGCGGCTGCGAAACATTCCTGCACTACGGCACCACCGAGACGGGGCTGGGCGGCGGCGTGGAATGTACGGCGCACGATGGCTGCCACATGCGTGAGTCCGACCTGCTGATTGAGATCGTTGATCCGCGCACAGGCGATCCCGTGCCCGAAGGGGAAGTGGGAGAGGTGGTCGTCACCACTCTGGGTCGGCAGGCTATGCCGCTGTTGCGTTACCGCACAGGAGACCTGGCCAGCCTGGACACTTCGCCCTGCCTCTGCGGCGGGGTCACGGCCAGATTGCGCGACATCCGTGGACGGCGCAGGGCCTGCCCGCTGGCAGGAGGATTTTCCGTGGCCAGCCAGGATCTTGATGACGTCCTCTTCACGCTGGACGGCCTCTTGGACTATCGCGCCACCTTGAACCGCTTGGCCGGACGAGACGCGATCAGTGTTGAATTCCTGGCCAGACCGGGGCATGAGTTTCTGGAGCGGGAGATTCATCAGGCTTTGAAGACGGTTCCGTCCCTGAAATCGGCCATGCAAGCCGAGACCTTTGAGACAGGACCGGTACAGAAGGTGGAGTCATTCTCCCCGTCGCACACCCTCAAACGCACCATCTTCGATAAACGCGGGAGTTACCTATGA
- a CDS encoding DVU_1555 family C-GCAxxG-C-C protein, which produces MNEYDLDILRLHSQGFCCSQIVLQLALEMQGVENPGLIRAMSGLCVGFSSPGGACGALTGAACLIAYYAGKGAADEEAHDRLSLMLTELADWFQEYATGRFGGINCSNIVPGGKPDASICGGLVSECFGRAMTILVENGFDPASDIHE; this is translated from the coding sequence ATGAACGAATACGATCTCGACATCCTGCGCCTGCACAGCCAGGGTTTCTGTTGCTCCCAGATTGTGCTGCAGCTGGCTCTGGAGATGCAGGGCGTGGAAAATCCGGGCCTCATCCGGGCCATGTCCGGGCTGTGCGTGGGCTTCTCGTCTCCGGGGGGCGCTTGCGGGGCCCTGACCGGGGCGGCGTGCCTCATTGCCTATTATGCGGGCAAGGGCGCGGCTGATGAAGAAGCGCACGACAGACTTTCCCTCATGCTGACCGAGCTGGCCGATTGGTTCCAGGAGTACGCCACAGGGCGGTTTGGCGGCATCAACTGTTCAAACATCGTTCCTGGCGGCAAGCCGGATGCGTCCATCTGCGGCGGACTGGTTTCGGAATGTTTCGGTCGGGCCATGACCATTCTGGTGGAAAACGGGTTCGACCCGGCGAGCGATATCCATGAATAA